In Oryzihumus leptocrescens, the following are encoded in one genomic region:
- a CDS encoding GNAT family N-acetyltransferase codes for MDVRLANAKDAYAVRLVGLRTWPATYGPIAGADYVSYGLARWWSPEAVRRSIEGQGTFVAVAGDDVVGTATVGELDGSPVLWKLYVLPDFHGFGIGSALLEAVLASLPPGADRLRLSYVDGNDEAERFYRRRGFVEVARHPDPEGPDGIWMEKMLA; via the coding sequence GTGGATGTCCGGCTCGCGAACGCCAAGGACGCGTATGCCGTGCGCCTGGTCGGGCTGCGCACGTGGCCGGCGACCTACGGGCCGATCGCCGGCGCGGACTACGTGTCCTACGGCCTGGCCCGTTGGTGGTCCCCCGAGGCGGTGCGCCGCAGCATCGAGGGGCAGGGCACCTTCGTCGCCGTGGCCGGGGACGACGTCGTGGGCACCGCGACGGTCGGCGAGCTGGACGGCTCCCCGGTCCTGTGGAAGCTCTACGTGCTGCCGGACTTCCACGGCTTCGGGATCGGTTCGGCCCTGCTGGAGGCGGTCCTCGCCTCGTTGCCGCCGGGCGCGGACCGGCTGCGCCTGTCCTACGTCGACGGCAACGATGAGGCCGAGCGGTTCTACCGCCGGAGGGGCTTCGTCGAGGTCGCCCGGCACCCCGACCCCGAGGGGCCGGACGGGATCTGGATGGAGAAGATGCTGGCGTGA
- a CDS encoding SAM-dependent methyltransferase, with protein sequence MSPAAPTDWQAWHEPYADPTSPLSRRLAVVQRHVGTWLEARGGAPARVLSLCAGDGRDLLGVLRDRGDHDDVDATLVELDAGLVTTARATAATLATARVRVLEGDAALVDLWAEYVPADLVLLCGVLGNISDADVERTLATLPELCAVGATVVWTRSRRHPDLTPAIRKSLSGNGFAEVAFEAPDDVLFSVGVHRYAGTPRPVRRGRRLFTFTT encoded by the coding sequence GTGAGCCCGGCAGCACCCACCGACTGGCAGGCCTGGCACGAGCCCTATGCCGACCCGACGTCGCCGCTGTCCCGGCGGCTGGCGGTCGTGCAGCGTCACGTCGGGACGTGGCTGGAGGCCCGCGGCGGCGCTCCGGCCCGGGTGCTGAGCCTGTGCGCCGGCGACGGGCGCGACCTGCTCGGCGTGCTGCGCGACCGCGGGGACCACGACGACGTCGACGCCACCCTCGTCGAGCTCGACGCGGGTCTCGTGACGACGGCACGCGCGACGGCGGCCACCCTGGCGACAGCCCGGGTGCGCGTGCTCGAGGGCGACGCTGCGCTGGTCGACCTCTGGGCCGAGTACGTCCCGGCCGATCTGGTGCTGCTGTGCGGCGTGCTCGGCAACATCAGCGACGCCGACGTCGAGCGCACCCTCGCGACACTGCCGGAGCTGTGCGCCGTCGGCGCCACGGTGGTGTGGACCCGGTCCCGGCGACACCCCGACCTGACCCCCGCGATCCGGAAGTCGTTGTCCGGCAACGGTTTTGCTGAAGTCGCGTTCGAGGCGCCGGACGACGTGCTGTTCAGCGTCGGCGTGCACCGGTACGCCGGCACACCCCGTCCGGTGCGGCGCGGGCGGCGCCTGTTCACCTTCACGACCTGA
- a CDS encoding DUF5995 family protein translates to MDPLIRGPCGPGRTGAGIDAVLERMHRLLAPMEAAGDPKRFFLSTYTRTTAAVRDELAAGTFRDPEWVERWDVAFAEHYLDALEAHGRGDPAPLPWQAAFDAGDVPPLRHVLLDMNAHINFDLPQALLAVISSAELDDPALVHWRHVDHRHIDTVLASRVGAEDDRLASLGTASLSDRVLSPLNRLGTKRFLRESRRKVWANAMVLDRARRRGPFALADGLDQLAHLCADKVEQLTAPGPVILKLAVRGFGVRLPGTDQRWP, encoded by the coding sequence GTGGACCCGCTGATCCGGGGGCCATGCGGCCCGGGCCGCACCGGCGCCGGCATCGACGCGGTCCTGGAGCGGATGCACCGGCTGCTCGCTCCCATGGAGGCGGCCGGTGACCCGAAGCGGTTCTTCCTGTCCACCTACACCCGCACCACGGCCGCGGTCCGTGACGAGCTCGCGGCCGGGACGTTCCGTGACCCGGAGTGGGTCGAGCGGTGGGACGTCGCGTTCGCCGAGCACTACCTCGACGCGCTGGAGGCGCACGGGCGCGGCGACCCGGCACCCCTGCCCTGGCAGGCGGCCTTCGACGCCGGCGACGTACCGCCGCTGCGGCACGTCCTGCTCGACATGAACGCGCACATCAACTTCGACCTGCCCCAGGCCCTGCTCGCGGTCATCAGCAGCGCCGAGTTGGACGACCCCGCCCTGGTCCACTGGCGTCACGTGGACCACCGGCACATCGACACGGTGCTGGCCTCCCGGGTCGGCGCCGAGGACGACCGCCTCGCGTCCCTCGGCACGGCGAGTCTGAGCGACCGGGTGCTCAGCCCGCTCAACCGCCTGGGCACCAAGCGGTTCCTGCGGGAGTCCCGCCGCAAGGTCTGGGCGAACGCGATGGTGCTCGACCGCGCCCGTCGACGCGGCCCGTTCGCCCTCGCCGACGGCCTGGACCAGCTGGCGCACCTCTGCGCCGACAAGGTCGAGCAGCTCACGGCACCAGGACCGGTGATCCTGAAGCTGGCCGTGCGGGGGTTCGGCGTTCGCCTGCCGGGCACCGACCAGCGCTGGCCCTGA